The Coffea arabica cultivar ET-39 chromosome 9e, Coffea Arabica ET-39 HiFi, whole genome shotgun sequence genome has a window encoding:
- the LOC113710436 gene encoding uncharacterized protein isoform X6 produces MRAILRSIRQFRSALRYRGDIFYNGLSKRQHCRVNKNGGSVYYTPQCTDFWRCQHPSYMISRALHTDAVNVANGELIQGGPLVEYERRIAAGELVDGDICQVLGTLRQLQRLYDELVEKADACRLDRYTASEKAGRSRWLWSRFIPQSSYAPVKGLYLCGGVGTGKTMLMDMFFDQLPCNWRKKRIHFHDFMLNVHSRLQKHNGVADPLEVVAGEVSDESILLCLDEFMVTDVADALILNRLFRHLFSHGAILVATSNRAPDNLYERGLQRDLFLPFIALLKERCIVHEIGSSVDYRKMTSVTYHIHLIYSMRSYFCLCVVMVSDCIKSSSTTISQKQRISCVTRDFSLAMQAQQGFYFVGKDLSSLLNEKFHQLIGNHKAVPQEVEVVMGRTLQVPLGANGCAYFPFEELCDRPLGAADYFGLFKKFHTLALEGVPTLGLHNRTAAYR; encoded by the exons ATGAGAGCAATTCTTAGGTCCATTAGACAATTTAGATCAGCTTTGCGATATAGAGGAGATATATTCTATAATGGGCTCTCAAAAAGACAGCATTGTCGGGTTAATAAGAATGGAGGGTCAGTCTACTATACGCCTCAGTGTACAGATTTTTGGAGATGCCAGCATCCTTCTTACATGATCTCGAGAGCTTTGCATACTGATGCCGTTAATGTAGCTAATGGAG AATTAATTCAAGGAGGTCCTCTTGTAGAATATGAACGAAGAATAGCTGCTGGTGAACTTGTGGATGGAGATATTTGCCAGGTT TTAGGCACCCTGAGACAACTGCAGAGACTCTATGATGAGCTGGTCGAGAAAGCTGATGCTTGCCGACTTGATCGATATACAGCTTCGGAGAAAGCAGGAAG GAGTCGGTGGTTGTGGTCACGTTTCATACCACAGTCTTCATATGCTCCTGTGAAAGGACTCTATCTTTGTGGAGGAGTTGGTACTGGGAAAACTATGTTGATGGACATGTTTTTTGATCAGTT GCCTTGCAATTGGAGGAAGAAAAGAATTCATTTTCATGACTTTATGCTGAATGTCCACAGCCGCTTGCAA AAGCACAACGGTGTTGCTGATCCCCTAGAAGTTGTTGCTGGAGAAGTATCAGATGAATCAATCTTGTTATGTCTTGATGAATTCATG GTTACTGATGTTGCTGATGCATTGATACTAAATCGTTTATTTAGGCACTTATTTAGCCATGGAGCT ATCCTTGTTGCTACATCAAACCGTGCTCCTGATAATCTTTATGAGCGTGGACTTCAAAGGgatctctttcttccttttatAGCTTTACTGAAG GAAAGATGTATTGTTCATGAAATTGGGTCATCAGTAGACTACCGTAAGATGACTTCGGTAACGTATCATATTCATCTGATTTACTCTATGAGAAGTTATTTTTGCTTATGTGTAGTTATGGTTTCCGATTGCATAAAATCTAGTAGTACCACTATTTCACAAAAACAAAGAATTAGCTGTGTGACTAGAGACTTTTCTCTTGCAATGCAGGCACAGCAGGGTTTCTACTTTGTTGGGAAAGACCTGTCAAGCCTTCTAAATGAAAAGTTTCACCAGTTGATCGGCAACCACAAAGCTGTACCACAAGAGGTGGAAGTAGTTATGGGAAGGACATTGCAG GTTCCGCTGGGTGCTAATGGCTGTGCCTATTTCCCGTTCGAGGAACTCTGTGACAGACCACTTGGGGCTGCAGATTATTTTGGATTATTTA AGAAATTTCACACACTGGCTTTGGAAGGTGTGCCAACTTTGGGTCTCCACAACAGGACTGCTGCATATCG GTGA
- the LOC113710436 gene encoding uncharacterized protein isoform X1, translating into MRAILRSIRQFRSALRYRGDIFYNGLSKRQHCRVNKNGGSVYYTPQCTDFWRCQHPSYMISRALHTDAVNVANGELIQGGPLVEYERRIAAGELVDGDICQVLGTLRQLQRLYDELVEKADACRLDRYTASEKAGRSRWLWSRFIPQSSYAPVKGLYLCGGVGTGKTMLMDMFFDQLPCNWRKKRIHFHDFMLNVHSRLQKHNGVADPLEVVAGEVSDESILLCLDEFMVTDVADALILNRLFRHLFSHGAILVATSNRAPDNLYERGLQRDLFLPFIALLKERCIVHEIGSSVDYRKMTSVTYHIHLIYSMRSYFCLCVVMVSDCIKSSSTTISQKQRISCVTRDFSLAMQAQQGFYFVGKDLSSLLNEKFHQLIGNHKAVPQEVEVVMGRTLQVPLGANGCAYFPFEELCDRPLGAADYFGLFKKFHTLALEGVPTLGLHNRTAAYRFVTLVDVMYENKARLLCTAEGSPLELFEKIVTIADAQQMSPRTSSRSRKSDDSDLCVDNELGFAKDRTISRLTEMNSREYLEQHAAMVAEMQQLPADSSKDVLHA; encoded by the exons ATGAGAGCAATTCTTAGGTCCATTAGACAATTTAGATCAGCTTTGCGATATAGAGGAGATATATTCTATAATGGGCTCTCAAAAAGACAGCATTGTCGGGTTAATAAGAATGGAGGGTCAGTCTACTATACGCCTCAGTGTACAGATTTTTGGAGATGCCAGCATCCTTCTTACATGATCTCGAGAGCTTTGCATACTGATGCCGTTAATGTAGCTAATGGAG AATTAATTCAAGGAGGTCCTCTTGTAGAATATGAACGAAGAATAGCTGCTGGTGAACTTGTGGATGGAGATATTTGCCAGGTT TTAGGCACCCTGAGACAACTGCAGAGACTCTATGATGAGCTGGTCGAGAAAGCTGATGCTTGCCGACTTGATCGATATACAGCTTCGGAGAAAGCAGGAAG GAGTCGGTGGTTGTGGTCACGTTTCATACCACAGTCTTCATATGCTCCTGTGAAAGGACTCTATCTTTGTGGAGGAGTTGGTACTGGGAAAACTATGTTGATGGACATGTTTTTTGATCAGTT GCCTTGCAATTGGAGGAAGAAAAGAATTCATTTTCATGACTTTATGCTGAATGTCCACAGCCGCTTGCAA AAGCACAACGGTGTTGCTGATCCCCTAGAAGTTGTTGCTGGAGAAGTATCAGATGAATCAATCTTGTTATGTCTTGATGAATTCATG GTTACTGATGTTGCTGATGCATTGATACTAAATCGTTTATTTAGGCACTTATTTAGCCATGGAGCT ATCCTTGTTGCTACATCAAACCGTGCTCCTGATAATCTTTATGAGCGTGGACTTCAAAGGgatctctttcttccttttatAGCTTTACTGAAG GAAAGATGTATTGTTCATGAAATTGGGTCATCAGTAGACTACCGTAAGATGACTTCGGTAACGTATCATATTCATCTGATTTACTCTATGAGAAGTTATTTTTGCTTATGTGTAGTTATGGTTTCCGATTGCATAAAATCTAGTAGTACCACTATTTCACAAAAACAAAGAATTAGCTGTGTGACTAGAGACTTTTCTCTTGCAATGCAGGCACAGCAGGGTTTCTACTTTGTTGGGAAAGACCTGTCAAGCCTTCTAAATGAAAAGTTTCACCAGTTGATCGGCAACCACAAAGCTGTACCACAAGAGGTGGAAGTAGTTATGGGAAGGACATTGCAG GTTCCGCTGGGTGCTAATGGCTGTGCCTATTTCCCGTTCGAGGAACTCTGTGACAGACCACTTGGGGCTGCAGATTATTTTGGATTATTTA AGAAATTTCACACACTGGCTTTGGAAGGTGTGCCAACTTTGGGTCTCCACAACAGGACTGCTGCATATCGGTTTGTCACTTTAGTTGAT GTGATGTATGAGAACAAGGCTAGACTCTTATGCACAGCTGAAGGGTCTCCACTTGAACTTTTTGAAAAGATAGTGACGATTGCTGATGCTCAGCAAATGTCACCCAGAACTTCTTCTAGATCGAGGAAGAGTGATGATTCTGACCTTTGTGTGGACAATGAACTGGGCTTTGCAAAAGATCGTACCATTAGCAG ATTAACCGAGATGAATAGTCGGGAGTATTTAGAGCAACATGCTGCAATGGTGGCGGAGATGCAGCAGTTGCCTGCGGATAGCAGTAAGGATGTTTTACATGCTTAG
- the LOC113710436 gene encoding uncharacterized protein isoform X2 has translation MRAILRSIRQFRSALRYRGDIFYNGLSKRQHCRVNKNGGSVYYTPQCTDFWRCQHPSYMISRALHTDAVNVANGELIQGGPLVEYERRIAAGELVDGDICQLGTLRQLQRLYDELVEKADACRLDRYTASEKAGRSRWLWSRFIPQSSYAPVKGLYLCGGVGTGKTMLMDMFFDQLPCNWRKKRIHFHDFMLNVHSRLQKHNGVADPLEVVAGEVSDESILLCLDEFMVTDVADALILNRLFRHLFSHGAILVATSNRAPDNLYERGLQRDLFLPFIALLKERCIVHEIGSSVDYRKMTSVTYHIHLIYSMRSYFCLCVVMVSDCIKSSSTTISQKQRISCVTRDFSLAMQAQQGFYFVGKDLSSLLNEKFHQLIGNHKAVPQEVEVVMGRTLQVPLGANGCAYFPFEELCDRPLGAADYFGLFKKFHTLALEGVPTLGLHNRTAAYRFVTLVDVMYENKARLLCTAEGSPLELFEKIVTIADAQQMSPRTSSRSRKSDDSDLCVDNELGFAKDRTISRLTEMNSREYLEQHAAMVAEMQQLPADSSKDVLHA, from the exons ATGAGAGCAATTCTTAGGTCCATTAGACAATTTAGATCAGCTTTGCGATATAGAGGAGATATATTCTATAATGGGCTCTCAAAAAGACAGCATTGTCGGGTTAATAAGAATGGAGGGTCAGTCTACTATACGCCTCAGTGTACAGATTTTTGGAGATGCCAGCATCCTTCTTACATGATCTCGAGAGCTTTGCATACTGATGCCGTTAATGTAGCTAATGGAG AATTAATTCAAGGAGGTCCTCTTGTAGAATATGAACGAAGAATAGCTGCTGGTGAACTTGTGGATGGAGATATTTGCCAG TTAGGCACCCTGAGACAACTGCAGAGACTCTATGATGAGCTGGTCGAGAAAGCTGATGCTTGCCGACTTGATCGATATACAGCTTCGGAGAAAGCAGGAAG GAGTCGGTGGTTGTGGTCACGTTTCATACCACAGTCTTCATATGCTCCTGTGAAAGGACTCTATCTTTGTGGAGGAGTTGGTACTGGGAAAACTATGTTGATGGACATGTTTTTTGATCAGTT GCCTTGCAATTGGAGGAAGAAAAGAATTCATTTTCATGACTTTATGCTGAATGTCCACAGCCGCTTGCAA AAGCACAACGGTGTTGCTGATCCCCTAGAAGTTGTTGCTGGAGAAGTATCAGATGAATCAATCTTGTTATGTCTTGATGAATTCATG GTTACTGATGTTGCTGATGCATTGATACTAAATCGTTTATTTAGGCACTTATTTAGCCATGGAGCT ATCCTTGTTGCTACATCAAACCGTGCTCCTGATAATCTTTATGAGCGTGGACTTCAAAGGgatctctttcttccttttatAGCTTTACTGAAG GAAAGATGTATTGTTCATGAAATTGGGTCATCAGTAGACTACCGTAAGATGACTTCGGTAACGTATCATATTCATCTGATTTACTCTATGAGAAGTTATTTTTGCTTATGTGTAGTTATGGTTTCCGATTGCATAAAATCTAGTAGTACCACTATTTCACAAAAACAAAGAATTAGCTGTGTGACTAGAGACTTTTCTCTTGCAATGCAGGCACAGCAGGGTTTCTACTTTGTTGGGAAAGACCTGTCAAGCCTTCTAAATGAAAAGTTTCACCAGTTGATCGGCAACCACAAAGCTGTACCACAAGAGGTGGAAGTAGTTATGGGAAGGACATTGCAG GTTCCGCTGGGTGCTAATGGCTGTGCCTATTTCCCGTTCGAGGAACTCTGTGACAGACCACTTGGGGCTGCAGATTATTTTGGATTATTTA AGAAATTTCACACACTGGCTTTGGAAGGTGTGCCAACTTTGGGTCTCCACAACAGGACTGCTGCATATCGGTTTGTCACTTTAGTTGAT GTGATGTATGAGAACAAGGCTAGACTCTTATGCACAGCTGAAGGGTCTCCACTTGAACTTTTTGAAAAGATAGTGACGATTGCTGATGCTCAGCAAATGTCACCCAGAACTTCTTCTAGATCGAGGAAGAGTGATGATTCTGACCTTTGTGTGGACAATGAACTGGGCTTTGCAAAAGATCGTACCATTAGCAG ATTAACCGAGATGAATAGTCGGGAGTATTTAGAGCAACATGCTGCAATGGTGGCGGAGATGCAGCAGTTGCCTGCGGATAGCAGTAAGGATGTTTTACATGCTTAG
- the LOC113710436 gene encoding uncharacterized protein isoform X5: MRAILRSIRQFRSALRYRGDIFYNGLSKRQHCRVNKNGGSVYYTPQCTDFWRCQHPSYMISRALHTDAVNVANGELIQGGPLVEYERRIAAGELVDGDICQVLGTLRQLQRLYDELVEKADACRLDRYTASEKAGRSRWLWSRFIPQSSYAPVKGLYLCGGVGTGKTMLMDMFFDQLPCNWRKKRIHFHDFMLNVHSRLQKHNGVADPLEVVAGEVSDESILLCLDEFMVTDVADALILNRLFRHLFSHGAILVATSNRAPDNLYERGLQRDLFLPFIALLKAQQGFYFVGKDLSSLLNEKFHQLIGNHKAVPQEVEVVMGRTLQVPLGANGCAYFPFEELCDRPLGAADYFGLFKKFHTLALEGVPTLGLHNRTAAYRFVTLVDVMYENKARLLCTAEGSPLELFEKIVTIADAQQMSPRTSSRSRKSDDSDLCVDNELGFAKDRTISRLTEMNSREYLEQHAAMVAEMQQLPADSSKDVLHA, translated from the exons ATGAGAGCAATTCTTAGGTCCATTAGACAATTTAGATCAGCTTTGCGATATAGAGGAGATATATTCTATAATGGGCTCTCAAAAAGACAGCATTGTCGGGTTAATAAGAATGGAGGGTCAGTCTACTATACGCCTCAGTGTACAGATTTTTGGAGATGCCAGCATCCTTCTTACATGATCTCGAGAGCTTTGCATACTGATGCCGTTAATGTAGCTAATGGAG AATTAATTCAAGGAGGTCCTCTTGTAGAATATGAACGAAGAATAGCTGCTGGTGAACTTGTGGATGGAGATATTTGCCAGGTT TTAGGCACCCTGAGACAACTGCAGAGACTCTATGATGAGCTGGTCGAGAAAGCTGATGCTTGCCGACTTGATCGATATACAGCTTCGGAGAAAGCAGGAAG GAGTCGGTGGTTGTGGTCACGTTTCATACCACAGTCTTCATATGCTCCTGTGAAAGGACTCTATCTTTGTGGAGGAGTTGGTACTGGGAAAACTATGTTGATGGACATGTTTTTTGATCAGTT GCCTTGCAATTGGAGGAAGAAAAGAATTCATTTTCATGACTTTATGCTGAATGTCCACAGCCGCTTGCAA AAGCACAACGGTGTTGCTGATCCCCTAGAAGTTGTTGCTGGAGAAGTATCAGATGAATCAATCTTGTTATGTCTTGATGAATTCATG GTTACTGATGTTGCTGATGCATTGATACTAAATCGTTTATTTAGGCACTTATTTAGCCATGGAGCT ATCCTTGTTGCTACATCAAACCGTGCTCCTGATAATCTTTATGAGCGTGGACTTCAAAGGgatctctttcttccttttatAGCTTTACTGAAG GCACAGCAGGGTTTCTACTTTGTTGGGAAAGACCTGTCAAGCCTTCTAAATGAAAAGTTTCACCAGTTGATCGGCAACCACAAAGCTGTACCACAAGAGGTGGAAGTAGTTATGGGAAGGACATTGCAG GTTCCGCTGGGTGCTAATGGCTGTGCCTATTTCCCGTTCGAGGAACTCTGTGACAGACCACTTGGGGCTGCAGATTATTTTGGATTATTTA AGAAATTTCACACACTGGCTTTGGAAGGTGTGCCAACTTTGGGTCTCCACAACAGGACTGCTGCATATCGGTTTGTCACTTTAGTTGAT GTGATGTATGAGAACAAGGCTAGACTCTTATGCACAGCTGAAGGGTCTCCACTTGAACTTTTTGAAAAGATAGTGACGATTGCTGATGCTCAGCAAATGTCACCCAGAACTTCTTCTAGATCGAGGAAGAGTGATGATTCTGACCTTTGTGTGGACAATGAACTGGGCTTTGCAAAAGATCGTACCATTAGCAG ATTAACCGAGATGAATAGTCGGGAGTATTTAGAGCAACATGCTGCAATGGTGGCGGAGATGCAGCAGTTGCCTGCGGATAGCAGTAAGGATGTTTTACATGCTTAG
- the LOC113710436 gene encoding uncharacterized protein isoform X3: MRAILRSIRQFRSALRYRGDIFYNGLSKRQHCRVNKNGGSVYYTPQCTDFWRCQHPSYMISRALHTDAVNVANGELIQGGPLVEYERRIAAGELVDGDICQVLGTLRQLQRLYDELVEKADACRLDRYTASEKAGRSRWLWSRFIPQSSYAPVKGLYLCGGVGTGKTMLMDMFFDQLPCNWRKKRIHFHDFMLNVHSRLQKHNGVADPLEVVAGEVSDESILLCLDEFMVTDVADALILNRLFRHLFSHGAILVATSNRAPDNLYERGLQRDLFLPFIALLKERCIVHEIGSSVDYRKMTSAQQGFYFVGKDLSSLLNEKFHQLIGNHKAVPQEVEVVMGRTLQVPLGANGCAYFPFEELCDRPLGAADYFGLFKKFHTLALEGVPTLGLHNRTAAYRFVTLVDVMYENKARLLCTAEGSPLELFEKIVTIADAQQMSPRTSSRSRKSDDSDLCVDNELGFAKDRTISRLTEMNSREYLEQHAAMVAEMQQLPADSSKDVLHA, encoded by the exons ATGAGAGCAATTCTTAGGTCCATTAGACAATTTAGATCAGCTTTGCGATATAGAGGAGATATATTCTATAATGGGCTCTCAAAAAGACAGCATTGTCGGGTTAATAAGAATGGAGGGTCAGTCTACTATACGCCTCAGTGTACAGATTTTTGGAGATGCCAGCATCCTTCTTACATGATCTCGAGAGCTTTGCATACTGATGCCGTTAATGTAGCTAATGGAG AATTAATTCAAGGAGGTCCTCTTGTAGAATATGAACGAAGAATAGCTGCTGGTGAACTTGTGGATGGAGATATTTGCCAGGTT TTAGGCACCCTGAGACAACTGCAGAGACTCTATGATGAGCTGGTCGAGAAAGCTGATGCTTGCCGACTTGATCGATATACAGCTTCGGAGAAAGCAGGAAG GAGTCGGTGGTTGTGGTCACGTTTCATACCACAGTCTTCATATGCTCCTGTGAAAGGACTCTATCTTTGTGGAGGAGTTGGTACTGGGAAAACTATGTTGATGGACATGTTTTTTGATCAGTT GCCTTGCAATTGGAGGAAGAAAAGAATTCATTTTCATGACTTTATGCTGAATGTCCACAGCCGCTTGCAA AAGCACAACGGTGTTGCTGATCCCCTAGAAGTTGTTGCTGGAGAAGTATCAGATGAATCAATCTTGTTATGTCTTGATGAATTCATG GTTACTGATGTTGCTGATGCATTGATACTAAATCGTTTATTTAGGCACTTATTTAGCCATGGAGCT ATCCTTGTTGCTACATCAAACCGTGCTCCTGATAATCTTTATGAGCGTGGACTTCAAAGGgatctctttcttccttttatAGCTTTACTGAAG GAAAGATGTATTGTTCATGAAATTGGGTCATCAGTAGACTACCGTAAGATGACTTCG GCACAGCAGGGTTTCTACTTTGTTGGGAAAGACCTGTCAAGCCTTCTAAATGAAAAGTTTCACCAGTTGATCGGCAACCACAAAGCTGTACCACAAGAGGTGGAAGTAGTTATGGGAAGGACATTGCAG GTTCCGCTGGGTGCTAATGGCTGTGCCTATTTCCCGTTCGAGGAACTCTGTGACAGACCACTTGGGGCTGCAGATTATTTTGGATTATTTA AGAAATTTCACACACTGGCTTTGGAAGGTGTGCCAACTTTGGGTCTCCACAACAGGACTGCTGCATATCGGTTTGTCACTTTAGTTGAT GTGATGTATGAGAACAAGGCTAGACTCTTATGCACAGCTGAAGGGTCTCCACTTGAACTTTTTGAAAAGATAGTGACGATTGCTGATGCTCAGCAAATGTCACCCAGAACTTCTTCTAGATCGAGGAAGAGTGATGATTCTGACCTTTGTGTGGACAATGAACTGGGCTTTGCAAAAGATCGTACCATTAGCAG ATTAACCGAGATGAATAGTCGGGAGTATTTAGAGCAACATGCTGCAATGGTGGCGGAGATGCAGCAGTTGCCTGCGGATAGCAGTAAGGATGTTTTACATGCTTAG
- the LOC113710436 gene encoding uncharacterized protein isoform X4 produces the protein MRAILRSIRQFRSALRYRGDIFYNGLSKRQHCRVNKNGGSVYYTPQCTDFWRCQHPSYMISRALHTDAVNVANGELIQGGPLVEYERRIAAGELVDGDICQLGTLRQLQRLYDELVEKADACRLDRYTASEKAGRSRWLWSRFIPQSSYAPVKGLYLCGGVGTGKTMLMDMFFDQLPCNWRKKRIHFHDFMLNVHSRLQKHNGVADPLEVVAGEVSDESILLCLDEFMVTDVADALILNRLFRHLFSHGAILVATSNRAPDNLYERGLQRDLFLPFIALLKERCIVHEIGSSVDYRKMTSAQQGFYFVGKDLSSLLNEKFHQLIGNHKAVPQEVEVVMGRTLQVPLGANGCAYFPFEELCDRPLGAADYFGLFKKFHTLALEGVPTLGLHNRTAAYRFVTLVDVMYENKARLLCTAEGSPLELFEKIVTIADAQQMSPRTSSRSRKSDDSDLCVDNELGFAKDRTISRLTEMNSREYLEQHAAMVAEMQQLPADSSKDVLHA, from the exons ATGAGAGCAATTCTTAGGTCCATTAGACAATTTAGATCAGCTTTGCGATATAGAGGAGATATATTCTATAATGGGCTCTCAAAAAGACAGCATTGTCGGGTTAATAAGAATGGAGGGTCAGTCTACTATACGCCTCAGTGTACAGATTTTTGGAGATGCCAGCATCCTTCTTACATGATCTCGAGAGCTTTGCATACTGATGCCGTTAATGTAGCTAATGGAG AATTAATTCAAGGAGGTCCTCTTGTAGAATATGAACGAAGAATAGCTGCTGGTGAACTTGTGGATGGAGATATTTGCCAG TTAGGCACCCTGAGACAACTGCAGAGACTCTATGATGAGCTGGTCGAGAAAGCTGATGCTTGCCGACTTGATCGATATACAGCTTCGGAGAAAGCAGGAAG GAGTCGGTGGTTGTGGTCACGTTTCATACCACAGTCTTCATATGCTCCTGTGAAAGGACTCTATCTTTGTGGAGGAGTTGGTACTGGGAAAACTATGTTGATGGACATGTTTTTTGATCAGTT GCCTTGCAATTGGAGGAAGAAAAGAATTCATTTTCATGACTTTATGCTGAATGTCCACAGCCGCTTGCAA AAGCACAACGGTGTTGCTGATCCCCTAGAAGTTGTTGCTGGAGAAGTATCAGATGAATCAATCTTGTTATGTCTTGATGAATTCATG GTTACTGATGTTGCTGATGCATTGATACTAAATCGTTTATTTAGGCACTTATTTAGCCATGGAGCT ATCCTTGTTGCTACATCAAACCGTGCTCCTGATAATCTTTATGAGCGTGGACTTCAAAGGgatctctttcttccttttatAGCTTTACTGAAG GAAAGATGTATTGTTCATGAAATTGGGTCATCAGTAGACTACCGTAAGATGACTTCG GCACAGCAGGGTTTCTACTTTGTTGGGAAAGACCTGTCAAGCCTTCTAAATGAAAAGTTTCACCAGTTGATCGGCAACCACAAAGCTGTACCACAAGAGGTGGAAGTAGTTATGGGAAGGACATTGCAG GTTCCGCTGGGTGCTAATGGCTGTGCCTATTTCCCGTTCGAGGAACTCTGTGACAGACCACTTGGGGCTGCAGATTATTTTGGATTATTTA AGAAATTTCACACACTGGCTTTGGAAGGTGTGCCAACTTTGGGTCTCCACAACAGGACTGCTGCATATCGGTTTGTCACTTTAGTTGAT GTGATGTATGAGAACAAGGCTAGACTCTTATGCACAGCTGAAGGGTCTCCACTTGAACTTTTTGAAAAGATAGTGACGATTGCTGATGCTCAGCAAATGTCACCCAGAACTTCTTCTAGATCGAGGAAGAGTGATGATTCTGACCTTTGTGTGGACAATGAACTGGGCTTTGCAAAAGATCGTACCATTAGCAG ATTAACCGAGATGAATAGTCGGGAGTATTTAGAGCAACATGCTGCAATGGTGGCGGAGATGCAGCAGTTGCCTGCGGATAGCAGTAAGGATGTTTTACATGCTTAG
- the LOC113710436 gene encoding uncharacterized protein isoform X7 — protein sequence MRAILRSIRQFRSALRYRGDIFYNGLSKRQHCRVNKNGGSVYYTPQCTDFWRCQHPSYMISRALHTDAVNVANGELIQGGPLVEYERRIAAGELVDGDICQVLGTLRQLQRLYDELVEKADACRLDRYTASEKAGRSRWLWSRFIPQSSYAPVKGLYLCGGVGTGKTMLMDMFFDQLPCNWRKKRIHFHDFMLNVHSRLQKHNGVADPLEVVAGEVSDESILLCLDEFMVTDVADALILNRLFRHLFSHGAILVATSNRAPDNLYERGLQRDLFLPFIALLKERCIVHEIGSSVDYRKMTSVTYHIHLIYSMRSYFCLCVVMVSDCIKSSSTTISQKQRISCVTRDFSLAMQAQQGFYFVGKDLSSLLNEKFHQLIGNHKAVPQEVEVVMGRTLQVPLGANGCAYFPFEELCDRPLGAADYFGLFTAMDN from the exons ATGAGAGCAATTCTTAGGTCCATTAGACAATTTAGATCAGCTTTGCGATATAGAGGAGATATATTCTATAATGGGCTCTCAAAAAGACAGCATTGTCGGGTTAATAAGAATGGAGGGTCAGTCTACTATACGCCTCAGTGTACAGATTTTTGGAGATGCCAGCATCCTTCTTACATGATCTCGAGAGCTTTGCATACTGATGCCGTTAATGTAGCTAATGGAG AATTAATTCAAGGAGGTCCTCTTGTAGAATATGAACGAAGAATAGCTGCTGGTGAACTTGTGGATGGAGATATTTGCCAGGTT TTAGGCACCCTGAGACAACTGCAGAGACTCTATGATGAGCTGGTCGAGAAAGCTGATGCTTGCCGACTTGATCGATATACAGCTTCGGAGAAAGCAGGAAG GAGTCGGTGGTTGTGGTCACGTTTCATACCACAGTCTTCATATGCTCCTGTGAAAGGACTCTATCTTTGTGGAGGAGTTGGTACTGGGAAAACTATGTTGATGGACATGTTTTTTGATCAGTT GCCTTGCAATTGGAGGAAGAAAAGAATTCATTTTCATGACTTTATGCTGAATGTCCACAGCCGCTTGCAA AAGCACAACGGTGTTGCTGATCCCCTAGAAGTTGTTGCTGGAGAAGTATCAGATGAATCAATCTTGTTATGTCTTGATGAATTCATG GTTACTGATGTTGCTGATGCATTGATACTAAATCGTTTATTTAGGCACTTATTTAGCCATGGAGCT ATCCTTGTTGCTACATCAAACCGTGCTCCTGATAATCTTTATGAGCGTGGACTTCAAAGGgatctctttcttccttttatAGCTTTACTGAAG GAAAGATGTATTGTTCATGAAATTGGGTCATCAGTAGACTACCGTAAGATGACTTCGGTAACGTATCATATTCATCTGATTTACTCTATGAGAAGTTATTTTTGCTTATGTGTAGTTATGGTTTCCGATTGCATAAAATCTAGTAGTACCACTATTTCACAAAAACAAAGAATTAGCTGTGTGACTAGAGACTTTTCTCTTGCAATGCAGGCACAGCAGGGTTTCTACTTTGTTGGGAAAGACCTGTCAAGCCTTCTAAATGAAAAGTTTCACCAGTTGATCGGCAACCACAAAGCTGTACCACAAGAGGTGGAAGTAGTTATGGGAAGGACATTGCAG GTTCCGCTGGGTGCTAATGGCTGTGCCTATTTCCCGTTCGAGGAACTCTGTGACAGACCACTTGGGGCTGCAGATTATTTTGGATTATTTA CTGCAATGGATAATTAA